The following are from one region of the Cetobacterium somerae ATCC BAA-474 genome:
- the rplV gene encoding 50S ribosomal protein L22: MEARAITRFVRLSPRKARLVADLVRGKSALEALDTLEFTNKKAARFIKKTLASAIANATNNFNMDEEKLVVSTIMINDGPALKRIMPRAMGRADIIRKPTAHIVVAVSEK; the protein is encoded by the coding sequence GTGGAAGCTAGAGCAATAACTAGATTCGTAAGATTATCTCCAAGAAAAGCTAGACTTGTAGCAGACTTAGTGAGAGGAAAATCAGCATTAGAAGCTTTAGATACGTTAGAATTTACTAACAAAAAAGCAGCTAGATTTATAAAGAAAACACTAGCATCAGCAATTGCTAATGCAACTAACAACTTCAACATGGATGAGGAGAAGTTAGTAGTATCAACTATAATGATAAACGACGGACCAGCGCTTAAGAGAATAATGCCAAGAGCGATGGGAAGAGCAGATATAATAAGAAAACCAACAGCACACATTGTTGTGGCAGTGTCTGAAAAGTAG
- the rpsC gene encoding 30S ribosomal protein S3, producing the protein MGQKVDPRGLRLGITRTWDSIWYADKKEYAKFFHEDTKIREMIKKNYFHAGISKVKIERTSPSHVVVLIHTAKAGIIIGRKGSEIESLRAKLEAMTGRKVTVKVQEVKEFNKDATLVAENIATSIEKRVAYKRAVSQAVMRAMKAGAKGIKVMVSGRLNGAEIARSEWVVEGKVPLHTLRADIDYATATSHTTYGALGIKVWIFHGEVLPTKKEGGEA; encoded by the coding sequence GTGGGACAAAAAGTAGACCCTAGAGGACTGAGACTTGGAATAACAAGAACTTGGGATTCTATCTGGTATGCAGATAAAAAAGAATACGCAAAGTTCTTCCATGAAGATACAAAGATCAGAGAAATGATCAAAAAGAACTACTTCCACGCGGGAATTTCGAAGGTAAAAATCGAGAGAACTTCTCCGTCACACGTTGTAGTTTTAATACACACAGCTAAAGCTGGAATAATCATCGGAAGAAAAGGTTCTGAAATAGAATCATTAAGAGCTAAACTTGAAGCAATGACTGGAAGAAAAGTTACAGTTAAAGTTCAAGAGGTTAAAGAATTTAATAAAGATGCAACTTTAGTTGCAGAAAATATAGCTACATCTATCGAGAAAAGAGTAGCTTACAAAAGAGCAGTAAGTCAAGCTGTTATGAGAGCAATGAAAGCAGGAGCAAAAGGAATCAAAGTTATGGTTTCTGGAAGATTAAATGGTGCTGAGATCGCAAGATCTGAGTGGGTAGTAGAAGGAAAAGTACCTCTACATACATTAAGAGCAGATATCGACTATGCAACAGCTACATCTCATACAACATATGGAGCTCTTGGAATCAAGGTTTGGATCTTCCACGGTGAAGTACTTCCAACTAAGAAGGAAGGAGGGGAAGCGTAA
- the rplP gene encoding 50S ribosomal protein L16, which yields MLMPKRTKHRKMFRGRMKGTAQRGNTVAFGDYGLQALEPAWITNRQIESCRVGINRTFKREGKTFIRIFPDKPITARPAGVRMGKGKGNVEGWVAVVKPGRIMFEVSGVTEEKAIAALRKASMKLPIRCKIVKRENGGEN from the coding sequence ATGTTAATGCCTAAAAGAACGAAACATAGAAAAATGTTTAGAGGAAGAATGAAGGGTACAGCTCAAAGAGGTAACACTGTTGCTTTCGGAGATTACGGATTACAAGCCCTTGAGCCAGCATGGATAACAAACAGACAGATTGAATCTTGTAGAGTTGGAATCAACAGAACATTCAAAAGAGAAGGTAAGACTTTTATTAGAATATTCCCTGATAAGCCAATTACTGCTAGACCAGCTGGAGTAAGAATGGGTAAAGGTAAAGGAAACGTAGAAGGTTGGGTAGCAGTAGTTAAACCTGGAAGAATAATGTTCGAGGTATCTGGTGTTACTGAAGAGAAAGCAATAGCAGCTTTAAGAAAAGCTTCTATGAAACTTCCTATCAGATGTAAGATTGTAAAAAGAGAGAATGGTGGTGAGAACTAA
- the rpmC gene encoding 50S ribosomal protein L29, giving the protein MRAKEIREISTEDLVVKCKELKEELFNLKFQLSLGQVTNTAKIREVRREIARINTILNER; this is encoded by the coding sequence ATGAGAGCTAAGGAAATAAGAGAAATATCTACTGAAGACTTAGTAGTAAAGTGTAAAGAGCTTAAGGAAGAACTTTTCAACCTAAAGTTTCAACTTTCATTAGGACAAGTAACTAACACTGCTAAGATTAGAGAAGTAAGAAGAGAGATCGCAAGAATAAACACTATATTAAACGAAAGATAA
- the rpsQ gene encoding 30S ribosomal protein S17 — MRNERKVREGIVVSDKMDKTIVVAIETMTLHPIYKKRVKKTMKFKAHDENNVAQTGDKVRIMETRPLSRDKRWRLVDIIEKAR, encoded by the coding sequence TTGAGAAACGAGAGAAAAGTAAGAGAAGGAATCGTTGTTTCTGATAAGATGGACAAGACGATAGTTGTTGCTATCGAAACAATGACATTACACCCAATCTACAAAAAGAGAGTTAAGAAGACTATGAAGTTCAAAGCACATGACGAGAACAACGTAGCTCAAACTGGAGATAAAGTAAGAATCATGGAAACTAGACCATTATCTAGAGATAAGAGATGGAGACTAGTTGATATTATAGAGAAAGCTAGATAA
- the rplN gene encoding 50S ribosomal protein L14 — MVQQQTILNVADNSGAKKLMVIRVLGGSRRRFGRIGDIVVASVKEAIPGGNVKKGDVVKAVIVRTRKELRREDGSYIKFDDNAAVILNNNNEPKATRIFGPVARELRAKDFMKIVSLAPEVI; from the coding sequence ATGGTACAACAACAAACTATCCTTAATGTTGCTGATAACTCGGGAGCTAAAAAACTTATGGTTATAAGAGTTCTTGGAGGATCTAGAAGAAGATTCGGAAGAATCGGTGACATTGTTGTGGCATCAGTTAAGGAAGCAATACCTGGTGGAAACGTTAAAAAAGGAGACGTAGTAAAAGCAGTTATTGTTAGAACAAGAAAAGAATTAAGAAGAGAAGATGGATCATATATTAAATTTGATGATAACGCAGCTGTTATCTTAAATAACAATAATGAACCAAAAGCAACAAGAATATTCGGACCAGTTGCAAGAGAATTAAGAGCTAAAGACTTCATGAAGATAGTTTCACTAGCTCCAGAAGTAATATAA
- the rplX gene encoding 50S ribosomal protein L24, which produces MAKPKIKFVPESLHVKTGDTVYVISGKDKGKTGKVLKVFPKKGKIVVENINMITKHMKPSQINPQGGVVTKPAPMFSSKVMLFDEKAGKPTRVGYKFVDGKKVRYSKVSGETL; this is translated from the coding sequence GTGGCTAAACCTAAGATTAAATTTGTACCAGAGTCATTACATGTAAAAACTGGAGATACAGTTTACGTAATATCTGGAAAAGATAAAGGAAAAACAGGTAAGGTTTTAAAAGTATTCCCTAAAAAAGGAAAGATCGTTGTTGAGAACATCAATATGATCACAAAACATATGAAACCTTCACAAATAAACCCACAAGGTGGAGTTGTAACTAAACCAGCTCCAATGTTCTCTTCAAAAGTAATGTTATTTGATGAGAAAGCTGGTAAACCAACTAGAGTTGGATACAAGTTTGTGGACGGTAAAAAAGTAAGATACTCTAAAGTATCTGGAGAAACTTTATAA
- the rplE gene encoding 50S ribosomal protein L5, whose protein sequence is MSKYVSRYHKLYNETIVANLIKELGLSNVMECPKLDRIVVNMGVGEATQNSKLIDAAMADLAIITGQKPVVRKAKKSEAGFKLREGMPIGAKVTLRKERMYDFLDRLVNVVLPRVRDFEGVPADSFDGRGNYSLGLRDQLVFPEIEFDKVDKLLGMSITIVSSAKTDEEGRALLKAFGMPFKK, encoded by the coding sequence GTGTCTAAATACGTTTCTAGATATCATAAGTTATATAACGAAACAATAGTTGCTAACTTAATAAAAGAGTTAGGATTATCTAACGTTATGGAATGTCCAAAATTAGACAGAATCGTTGTTAACATGGGAGTAGGAGAGGCAACTCAAAACTCTAAGTTAATCGATGCTGCAATGGCTGATTTAGCAATAATCACAGGACAAAAGCCAGTTGTAAGAAAAGCAAAAAAATCAGAAGCTGGATTTAAGTTAAGAGAAGGAATGCCAATCGGTGCAAAAGTTACTTTAAGAAAAGAGAGAATGTACGATTTTCTAGATAGATTAGTAAATGTAGTTCTTCCAAGAGTAAGAGACTTCGAAGGAGTTCCAGCGGATTCATTCGACGGAAGAGGAAACTACTCTTTAGGATTAAGAGATCAATTAGTTTTCCCTGAGATCGAATTTGATAAAGTTGACAAGCTTTTAGGAATGTCTATCACTATAGTATCTTCAGCTAAAACAGATGAAGAAGGAAGAGCTTTACTTAAGGCATTCGGAATGCCTTTTAAAAAGTAA
- the rpsN gene encoding 30S ribosomal protein S14 — protein sequence MAKKSMIAREVKRTTLCDKYAEKRAELKKRINEGDMEAMFELNKLPKNSSEVRKKNRCQLDGRPRGFMREFGISRVKFRQLAGAGLIPGVKKSSW from the coding sequence ATGGCTAAAAAGTCAATGATCGCTAGAGAAGTTAAAAGAACAACTTTATGCGACAAATATGCTGAAAAAAGAGCTGAGCTGAAGAAGAGAATCAACGAGGGAGATATGGAAGCTATGTTTGAGCTAAACAAATTACCTAAGAACTCTTCAGAAGTTAGAAAGAAAAATAGATGTCAATTAGATGGAAGACCAAGAGGATTCATGAGAGAATTCGGAATTTCGAGAGTTAAGTTCAGACAATTAGCAGGTGCTGGACTTATTCCAGGTGTGAAGAAGTCATCTTGGTAA
- the rpsH gene encoding 30S ribosomal protein S8, with product MFLTDPIADMLTRVRNANAVMHEKTDVPHSNVKERIAEILKEEGYISNYKIVTDGNKKNIRVYLKYDGKERVIKGIKRISKPGRRVYSSVEDMPRVLSGLGIAIVSTSKGIVTDRTARRENMGGEILAFVW from the coding sequence ATGTTTTTAACAGATCCAATTGCAGATATGTTAACAAGAGTTAGAAATGCAAATGCTGTAATGCATGAGAAAACAGATGTTCCTCACTCTAACGTAAAAGAGAGAATCGCTGAGATTTTAAAAGAAGAGGGATATATTTCTAACTACAAAATTGTAACAGATGGAAATAAAAAGAATATAAGAGTATACTTAAAGTATGACGGAAAAGAAAGAGTAATCAAAGGAATCAAGAGAATATCTAAGCCAGGAAGAAGAGTTTATTCTTCTGTAGAGGATATGCCAAGAGTATTATCAGGTTTAGGAATCGCTATTGTTTCAACTTCTAAAGGAATCGTAACAGATAGAACTGCTAGAAGAGAGAACATGGGTGGAGAAATTCTTGCATTCGTTTGGTAA